The genome window TCCAAGCCGCCATCTTGCCGGTGGCCGCTACCCATGCCGACTATGCCACCGATGTGGAAGCCCGGCTCAGCCAACACGGCTTCCGGGTCGAAGTGGTGGAAGCACAGGAGCCTCTGGGCCGGCGCATCCGGGCAGCCAAGCTCCAGAAACTGCCCTATGTGCTGGTGGTGGGCGACGACGACGTGGCTCACGGCACGGTAGGGGTAAACGCCCGGGGCAGCGACGGCGATGAGCGGGGCGTGGCGTTGGAAGACTTCGCGGCCCGATTGGCCGACGACGTGGAAACCCACCGCTGATGGCCGCACGAAGACGGACCGGCGGTCTCCGATGACAGGAGGGCGCTGATGCTCGAGCGATTGTGGGCTCCGTGGCGCAGCCGCTATGTGGCTGGACTTGGCGACACTGACTCTGAGTCAGGAGAGGGCACGCTGTTTGAGCGCATCTTGGCTGCTTCCGAACCCGACGAAGAAACCGGAATCTTGTGGCGGGGCGATACTTGCTTCGCGGTGCTCAACGCCCATCCCTACGGAAGCGGGCACTTGATGGTGGTTCCCAACCGGGCCGTAGCTGACCTGGCCGATCTCACCGACGCCGAGAGCGAGGAATTGTGGTCCGCAGTGCGAACGGCGGTGGCCGCCATCCGCCGGGCCTACAGCCCCGACGGCGTGAACGTGGGCCTCAACCTGGGCGCCGCCGCCGGTGCCGGCATTCCCGACCATCTTCATGTTCATTGCATGCCCCGCTGGCAAGGCGACACCAACTTCATGACCACCGTGGCCGAGGCCCGAGTGCTCCCCGAGCCCCTCACCGAATCGTGGTCCAAGCTGAGAGACGCCTGGGAAGCTCGGTAGGGTGTCCGACGCTGAATCCAGCATTTCCTGAGAGCGAGACGATGTCTGACGCCGAGATAACCGATGAGCTCCCCCAAGAGCTGAACGTCAGCGAGTACGTCGGCCCATACCTGTTTCCCAACAACAGCCGTCGTCGGATTCCGGCCATCATCTATCTGTCGGCTGCATTGGTCTGCACGGTGGTGTGGGCGGTGGCCGCCGACAGCCCGCTGGTCAATGGGGGATTCCTGGCCGCCGCCATCGCCCTAGCCGTCTTCGCCGTCTACGGCTTTGTCTGCGGCAAAGAGTTGAAGATCGACGAGTCGGATGCACTGGTCATCGCCATCGGCGCAGTGGGGTTTCCCGTGGGCCATGCATCGGCCCAAATGGGGTGGCGGGGCTGGCTCAGCCGCCCCACTTGGCGCATCCTGCTCTACTCCAACGAGCCCCAACCTGATCAGCGGGGATTGGTCTTTGTGGACGGCATCACCGGCGAAGTGATCGACCAGCTTGTGCAGCCCAATCCCGAAGACTGGGCTGACCTAGCAAACGACTGAAGAGTAGAGTTAAGGCCGCATGTTCGACGGCAATTGGCGCTCGGCGGTCAATCGTGGGCTGGATCCCATCGGCGCCATCTTCTGCCGGATAGGCGTGAGCGCCAATGCGGTTACCGCCTTCGGCATCGTCATGGCTGCGGTGGCCGCGGTGGTCATCGGCCGTGGTGAACTCATCCTCGGCCTGGTCTTTTTGATCCTCACCGGTCTGGCCGACGCCCTCGACGGGCCCATCGCCAAGGCGTCGGGCACCAGTTCGGTCCGAGGTGCCTTCTTCGACTCGGTCAGTGATCGGGCCAGCGACGCACTTCTGATCGCGGGCTTTGCCTGGTATCTGGGGTCCACCGAGCCGGGTCACATCTTCATGCTGCCGCTGGCCCTCATGGCGGTGACCTCGCTGGTCTCCTATCAGCGGGCCAAGGCCGAGTCACTGGGACTCGACGCCAAGGGCGGGCTCATGGAACGGGCTGAACGATTCTTCGTACTCGGCGCCGGATTGGCCTTCAGCTTCGTGATGATTCCCATACTGTGGGCCATGCTGGTGCTCACCGCGGCCACTGCCCTGTATCGGTTTGCCAAGGTCTGGCGCCAGACCAACTCCCTGCACTCAGTATGACAAACACTGCCGAGGCGGCTGCTCCTCTACCTCTTATAGCCCGCACCCGCCGTCTCTCGGCCGACGTGGTTCTCTACCGCAGCGGCGCCGCCCTGGCCCGCCGTCTGCCCCAGCCGGTGGGCGCCGCCCTCACCCGGTCCATAAGCCGCACGGCATATCGGCTGCTGCCCGAGCGTCGCTTCATCACCGAGCGCCGCCTCCAACGGGTGTGCGGCCCCCAGTTGAAGGGCGATGCGCTGGCCGAGGCCGTGCGGGCTTCATTCGAGTCGTACGCCCGCTACTGGTATGACGGCGCCCGGATCGGCGACCTGGACGATGCCGAGGTGGAGGCCGGATTCAGCCATCAGGGATTTCACTACATTCAAGAGGCAATTGACACCGGTACGGCGCCGATACTGGCCCTTCCCCACCTCGGGGGCTGGGAATGGGCGGGAACGTGGATGGCCCGTATCCCCGGCTACCCGGTGATCTCGGTGGTGGAGCCGCTAAAGCCGGTTCGGCTGTTCGACTGGATGGTGGAAGAGCGGCGCCGCATGGGCATCGATATCGTGGCGCTCGGCCCCGACGCGGTGTCAGTGCTCATCAAGTCGCTGCGAACCGGTCAGGTGGTGTGCTTGCTCGCCGATCGCCAGGTCGGCCGGGGAGGCGTGGAGGTGGAGTTTTTTGGAGAGCGCACTCTGCTGCCCGGTGGCCCGGCAACTCTTGCTCTGCGGACCGGCGCGGCCATTCTGCCGACCGCGGTATATCAGGACGGACCCAACCATCGGGGCGTGGTTTTGCCGCCGGTCCCCGCCGAGCGCCAGGGACGGCTGCGGGCCGACGTGACCCGGGTAACCCAGGAGCTGGCCCGATCGCTGGAGCAGCTGATAAGCGCCGCTCCGGAGCAGTGGCATCTCATGCAGCCCAACTGGCCCAGCGATGAGACGGCCCTTCAGAGATTCCGCCAACAGCGGAAGGGCTTCGACCGATTCGGGGACGACGACCCCCAACGACAGGCCAAGTCCGAGCGCATTGTCGAACAGAGAGTGCCCGGATGAGGGTTGGGCTGGTTTGTCCTTACTCCCTCACCATCCCCGGAGGTGTCCAGGGACAGGTGATGGGACTGGCCCGCTCGCTGCGCCGCATGGGGGTGGAAGCCCGAGTGCTGGCCCCGTGTGACGGGCCTCCGCCCGACGAGTCGGTCACCCCCTTGGGCAACAGCCTGCCCACTGCGGCCAACGGCTCCATCGCCCCCTTGGCTCCCGATCCTCCGGCCCAGCTCCGCACGATCCGGGTGCTGCGCGACGAGCGATTCGACGTCGTACACATCCACGAACCCCTCGCCCCCGGTCCCACCAATACCGCGGCGGTGATGAAGTCTGCGCCGCTGCTGGGCACCTTCCACCGGGCCGGTCACAGCGCCGCCTACCAGTTTCTGCGGCCGATCGTGCAGGCTGTGGCCAACCGCCTGGACTATCGCTGCGCGGTGTCCGACGATGCCCGCCGTTTGGCCCAGGGGCAGCTCGGGGGCCACTACGAGGTGGTGTTCAACGGGGTGGAGCTGGATGCCCCCTCGGCTGATCCCATCGCCTCACCTGATCCCACCATCTTCTTCGTGGGTCGCCACGAGCCCCGCAAGGGTCTCGACATCCTCATCGACGCGCTCCAGTACCTGCCCGACGAGGTGCGGTTGTGGGTGGGAGGCGACGGCCCTGAGACCGACGATCTGAAGGCCCGCACGGTAGATGACTCAAGGGTGGAGTGGCTGGGCCGGATCTCCGACGCCGAGAAGCAGGCCCGCCTGCGTGGGGCCGACGTGTTTTGCGCCCCGTCGCTGTTCGGGGAGTCGTTCGGAGTAGTGCTGTTGGAGGCTATGGCGGCCCGGACGCCGATTGTGGCCTCCGATCTGGACGCCTATGCCATTGTGGCCCGACCGGGACGCGATGCACTGCTGTCGGCGCCCGGCGATCCCGCCGCCCTGGCCGCCAACCTGAAGCGGGTGCTGTTCGACCAAGACACCGCCGACTCCCTGGTGGAATCAGGGCTGGACCGAGCCCAGCAGTTCTCCATGGACACCTTGGCCGAGCGCTACATCGAGATCTATGCCGATCTGGCAGCTCGCCGCCCGGTACGCGCTCCCCAGCGCCCATGGAAAGATCTCCGCCATCACGAGGAGGAATCGTGAATTCAGGCCAACGCCGTTCTGCCGTTGTTCTTGGCGCCCTGGGAGTGGTTGTGGGCGCGCTGGTTTTGGCTGTGCTCCTATTGGCCGGGCTCCCCTGGCTCGTGGCCGTGGTGGCCGGCGTGGTCGTTGGAGGGGTCGCCGCAGCCGGCCTGCACTTGACTGCGTGGCGCCTGCTGCTGCGCCTGGCCGGAAGCACCCGCCCCACCGGTGAGGCGCAGGCCGTTCTCGAGAACCTGCTGGAGGGCTTGTGCGTGATCCACGGCATCCCCGCCCCCGAACTGCGGGTGATCCATTCCCACTCCATCAACTCCCTGGCCGCGGCCCGCACTCCCGCCCATGCGGCCATCGTCGTCACATCCGGCGCAGTAGAGCAGCTTGAGCGCATCGCGCTTGAAGGGCTGGTAGCCCATCACTTGTGCCGAATCCGTCGGGGCGATGCCGCCTTTGAGACGTTGGCCGGGGTGCTCTTGGCCTGGCCCCTCTCAACGGTCGGCTGGCTGCGCCGCCGATTGATGGGTCGGGTGCTGCCCGCGGGACGGGGCCTGGCGGCCGACTTCGAGGCGGTGTCGCTCACTCGCTACCCTCCCG of bacterium contains these proteins:
- a CDS encoding HIT domain-containing protein — its product is MLERLWAPWRSRYVAGLGDTDSESGEGTLFERILAASEPDEETGILWRGDTCFAVLNAHPYGSGHLMVVPNRAVADLADLTDAESEELWSAVRTAVAAIRRAYSPDGVNVGLNLGAAAGAGIPDHLHVHCMPRWQGDTNFMTTVAEARVLPEPLTESWSKLRDAWEAR
- a CDS encoding CDP-alcohol phosphatidyltransferase family protein; the encoded protein is MFDGNWRSAVNRGLDPIGAIFCRIGVSANAVTAFGIVMAAVAAVVIGRGELILGLVFLILTGLADALDGPIAKASGTSSVRGAFFDSVSDRASDALLIAGFAWYLGSTEPGHIFMLPLALMAVTSLVSYQRAKAESLGLDAKGGLMERAERFFVLGAGLAFSFVMIPILWAMLVLTAATALYRFAKVWRQTNSLHSV
- a CDS encoding phosphatidylinositol mannoside acyltransferase, producing the protein MTNTAEAAAPLPLIARTRRLSADVVLYRSGAALARRLPQPVGAALTRSISRTAYRLLPERRFITERRLQRVCGPQLKGDALAEAVRASFESYARYWYDGARIGDLDDAEVEAGFSHQGFHYIQEAIDTGTAPILALPHLGGWEWAGTWMARIPGYPVISVVEPLKPVRLFDWMVEERRRMGIDIVALGPDAVSVLIKSLRTGQVVCLLADRQVGRGGVEVEFFGERTLLPGGPATLALRTGAAILPTAVYQDGPNHRGVVLPPVPAERQGRLRADVTRVTQELARSLEQLISAAPEQWHLMQPNWPSDETALQRFRQQRKGFDRFGDDDPQRQAKSERIVEQRVPG
- a CDS encoding glycosyltransferase family 4 protein yields the protein MRVGLVCPYSLTIPGGVQGQVMGLARSLRRMGVEARVLAPCDGPPPDESVTPLGNSLPTAANGSIAPLAPDPPAQLRTIRVLRDERFDVVHIHEPLAPGPTNTAAVMKSAPLLGTFHRAGHSAAYQFLRPIVQAVANRLDYRCAVSDDARRLAQGQLGGHYEVVFNGVELDAPSADPIASPDPTIFFVGRHEPRKGLDILIDALQYLPDEVRLWVGGDGPETDDLKARTVDDSRVEWLGRISDAEKQARLRGADVFCAPSLFGESFGVVLLEAMAARTPIVASDLDAYAIVARPGRDALLSAPGDPAALAANLKRVLFDQDTADSLVESGLDRAQQFSMDTLAERYIEIYADLAARRPVRAPQRPWKDLRHHEEES